CGAGATCCCGGTTGCTGAGTTGCATCCGCTGCACGTCAGACATCAAAGACGACTCGAACTCTTCCAATCGCTCTCGTTTCCCGACGACCAGGAGTATCACCTGGCCGGGGGACAGGTGAGCTACCTGCTGAATCGCAAGGTGTTGGACGTGACATACTACCGGCAAGCGAATCGGCCGATCACGCTGCTGGTCTTGCCGAGCGCAGGGATTCGGCTTCCGGACCGGCGGCTGAACGTCGTAGGTTACGTCGTCTATCAAGCTGTTCATCGGGGATTCCAAACCGTGCACTGGCAGGAGGGGCCGCTGATCTATTCCCTCGTGTTCGGGGCCGACGAATCCGATCCGTCCCCGCTGATTGAAAAGCTCCACCATAAGTAGCGCTATCCGTCGAGAGTGTCGATGACGAGTCCCGGTGTTTGTCGGCCCCGCCTTCCCGCGCCGATCACCGCCTGCCGATTCTGTGGAACCTTTCACCCCCCTTCACCATTTAGCTAGTGAAAGGAGGTGAAAAGCCATGTTGGGAACTGAGTTCTATTCGGATCTCCTCGTTTACACACGCCTGATGACGATAGGGTTTACAATGTGGGTGCTCGGCGGTATCTGCATGGCTCTGTTTGTGATGCCGCGCTGGCAGGAGAGAGAGACGGCGCGGACGAAGGAGACAGAGGCTGCGCGAGCTGTGAAGCCGACACCGGTGACGGGGCTTCCGCAGGCGGCCTGAACGTGTGGGGTTCCGAAACAGATCGGGCCGATCTCGCCAGTTGCGGGATCGGCTCGATCTCTATGAAGGGGGGAGGACTGTACTGTTCTCATCCACAGGTAACGCTTCAGATGATGCTGCATGAGTCCTTGACCCGCTCAGAGGGTAAGATTATAGTGACGACAATGAACGGCTACTGTTCACTCAAGACGGAGATGCAAAAGTGAAGCTTTGCTCTGCCTGTGCGCGCCTGCGGCTTAGTCGCCGATCCATTGGATTACGCGAAGGAAGGCCCTAAATGATCGGCAGGTTGACTGGAACCACGACAAGAGCCGCTCTCCTCGCGTTCGCTCTGAGCGTCATGCTTGCTTCGTGCCGTGCCGCTCCGGAGCCGCCGACCGGACAGGCGCTTTATCTTCGGTATTGCGCGTCGTGCCACGGCGACTCCGGGGACGGAAACGGTCCGGTGGCAACGTCCCTGCGACGGCTCCCATCCGACCTTCGACTGATTGCGAAGCGCCACGGCGGGCGATTCGATGAGAGCTACGTGATGCAACATATCGACGGCAGGCGCGCAGTGGCCGAGCATGGCACCAGGGAGATGCCCGTCTGGGGGGCGGTATTCGAGAGCGAGCAGCGACCTGGAGGCTACCCGGGTTACATCTCGCTACTGCACTCGCGAGCCCTCACCGACTACCTGGGTTCGATTCAGCAGAAGTAGTGCGTACCCACG
This DNA window, taken from Candidatus Methylomirabilis tolerans, encodes the following:
- a CDS encoding c-type cytochrome, which produces MIGRLTGTTTRAALLAFALSVMLASCRAAPEPPTGQALYLRYCASCHGDSGDGNGPVATSLRRLPSDLRLIAKRHGGRFDESYVMQHIDGRRAVAEHGTREMPVWGAVFESEQRPGGYPGYISLLHSRALTDYLGSIQQK